The Flavobacterium sp. 1 genome contains the following window.
AGACATCTCAATGCTAGTCTTGAGCAAAGCTTTGGATGGCTCATTTTTCAACAATTCCTTGGACTGGCCATAGTGTTGTTGAAGTTGAACATATCCTGCCTGTTTACCGAATAGCGAAGCCTTAAAGGGATTGCTCGCTTTTTCTCCCTTATCATTTAATGCGAAATATGCCAATCCCTGCCTTGGAATTCCGTTATATTCGCCCTTAACTTCTTCGGCGGTTATATTGAAAAGGGAAAGCAGGGCATTGTATGCTCCGAAACCCTCAAATTTATAGTGTCTTGGCAAATGACGGATTACAGAAGCCATCTGACTCTTTATGCTCCCAGCCTTATAATCAACAGGTTTGAATATTTGATTCTGTGGGTTCTGTTTTTTCTCCACAGCTGATATCAGGCAGAATTCTTTTTCTAATTCTCGACAGACATCCATTGAACGCCTTTTTTCAAATTTATCGGATATTTTTCTTCCCTCTTCATCCACGCAAACCGATACGATATGGATATGGGTACGGTCTATATCAGTATGCTTGAATACCACAAAAGGCTGTTCAGCGTAACCCATTTTCTGCATATACTTTTGCGCCAGCTGTTCAAACTGTCCATCACTTACTTTATCCTTCGGATCAGGATTCAGCGATATATGCAATATTGGTTTTTCAGTCTTTCGATTGGCCAGCAGATACGGTTCAAAAGAACGCAACAGGTGGCTGATGGCATAACTGCCATCGGTGGTTTCAATTATCTTATTAGTATACAAAACCTCTCCGTTTTCCTTTTCCACTTTGAGCTGATTGTATGCCAATGCACCATACAGATTGCTCCCTCTTCCGATTTTCGCTATCATTTTTTCAGGTATTTTGCTTCAAACTCCTCAGTTAGCAGAATGATTTTTTGGCACAATACCGCCATTTCTGCTGTCTGCTTTTCCAATTTATAGAGATAGGCTGCCGCTTTCTTTTCGGAAAAATTGCGGTACAGTATTTTTATCAGCTGGTTATAATTTGTTCCTACAGCCCTGAACTGGCCGAATAAAGTGGTCAGGCGCATATAGTAATCCATGGTTGCCTTGTCAACCGTTACGGTCGTAATACCTTTTTGGAAAATACATGCCGTAATAAAATGCGCCTTTACATTCATCCGTGAAGCTTCATAGAAGCAAAGGAAACGTGCATTTTCTTCAGCCGTAAGGCTTATGGAATAGCGGTGAACGGCGGGATCTTTCTTGGGATGCCTGCCTCCTTTATGTGGGACTGTTTTGCCGTTGTTTTCCATAACTATTATTACTGGTTTCGTTTAAAAGAATTTTAAAACCAATATATTTTATCATTAGTGATGGCATCTGGATATTGCAGGATGTGGAAGCATTTGGCTTATTATTTCCACATGTGAATTTTCGCCCTAAGGACAACCTCCGTCAAATAAAGCCACTACAGGACAGTATGCAAGAATGCCCCGCTTTCGGGATTAATTTCATGAAAAACGTGAAATTATGCTCTACAAAGAAACAGTTACCAAAGAGATGTGGGAACTTCTTCAAAGACTCATGAAAGATGAAAAATTGAAAGATTTTAACCTTGTAGGAGGAACAGCTCTCAGCCTAATGATTGGCCATAGATTAAGTATCGATTTGGATCTGTTCACCACGGAAGATTTTGACGAGCAAGCCATACTTACCCATTTAGGAAATCAGCATTCGGTAAAGATCAGGCAGATTCTTGAAAATACAATGCTTTTGGATATAGGCAGTGTCAAGGTAGACATTCTCGCCCACAAATATCCATGGCAGGAACCTGTTCAGAATGAAGAAGGAATACGGCTGGTCTCTTTATATGACATCGGTGCCATGAAGCTTCATGCAATATTTCAAAACGGAACAAGAATCAAAGACTTTGTTGACATGTATTTTCTTTTGGAACACCATCCCCTTAAGACCTATTTAGAAGCTTACCAAAACAAATATAATAGAAATCCGAGACTGGCTGCTCTTGCATTACTGGATCATAGGAATATAGACAAAGAAGAAAAAGTCAAACTCATCAAAGGAAAAGAAACCAATTGGAACAAAATAACCCAGCGACTAAAAAAAGCAGTTTTCAATCCTTCCATTTTATTTTCTGAATCAAAAAATCAAATTCCTCCACCCAATAAAGGACGTGGATTTAGACGCTAAGCGTTTGAATAAGAAGTTAAAAAATCGTATATTTACTATATGGCACGAGTTAAAAAAATAAGGCAATCCCAAATCTAAACCCAGTATTTTTTTGGGATTTCGACATAGATGCTATGGACTTTGAGAGAGCCTATAAAACTATTATAGCCCGTATCGTAGAGCGTGGAGGACAGGAAGAAATCGACGAAATTGTTCGTTTCTACGGCCTTGAAAAGGTGGTAAAAGCGATTCGTGACGAAATTTATTTTCTTCCTAATTATGCCATTGACAAGGCTTTAAAATTGTTTCCTGAACTTAAAAAGGAAGAGATGTACTGCTATCTTAACCGTAAGGATAAAACCTACCACTGGATCTAGTTTTTAGACTATAAGCCATTCTTACGAACAAATAAATAAAAAGAAAACGAAGTTAGGTCAGGCATTAAACTTAGCAAAAGACTACGGCATAATGTCTTGCTCGTTCCTCGCAAGCCACCCTCACGGGACTTATTCCGTTTCCTTTTGCTAAGCTTACTGCCAGCCCTGTGAAATTGCTTTCTTTTTCTTTTTTACGGTTTTTCTGTTTTCTTTTGAAATTATATTTATGGCTTTAAATATGCCCGTACAGCAATATTTGAAAACTTAAATATTTACATACAAATATGTGCCTGTGTTCAAATATGTATTCTTGCCTATGCGTAAAAGCATATTCAAATAAAAGCATTTGCATATAAAAGCGTATTCATGTAAAAGCATATGTATGTAAAAACAGCCTTACTGCTTTTATAGTTTTACAGATACCTTACACAATTCAATAGCTAACAAACTGCAAAAACAAACGATACTGCGTGTATTGGTAAGGTATTTTTAACAACCTTAAACAAAAGGAATTTATTATCATCCTCGAAACTATTTGTAACCTTAAGCGTGTTTGAGGGTGAATCACTTTTTAAATTACCGAAAAAACAAAAAAAAGGGCATCAAGCCCTTTCAATTAAAAACCATATCAAATAATATTTTCGCAGGAAAACAGCAAGTTGTGTTTTGAGATGCTTGAAATACTTTCTGCATCTCAAAACAACTTGCCCTTGCAGGGGGCTGGAAAACGTCTCCAAAGTCGGCCTTTTATTAGTATTATAAATGGAGATTGAGGATTAAAAATAAAAGATGATTGCAGTTATTTATTTCCATACCATTTGATTTCATACCAATTCCTCATTATAATTAGCTTCTATATTTTCTTTCACTTCCAGAAATAGTCGATGCATTATATTTAATAGTTCAACTATATTAATTGGAAAAAATTACGCTATTGTCCCTAAAAAAACTTACAAGATGCAGACTTAGATATTTAATGTTTCCGCATTTTTTCAGTGCCCCGCTATATAGAAAACTGAATCAGCTTCTAAAATTCCAATCCTCCCAGTATCGTAAATGATTATTAATAGATATGAGAATCATCCTCAGGGTAATAATCAAGAAAATTACTCCCGATTTTAAGCAATCAAAGAATGAATGCCTGTTTAAAGGAATTTCAAATCTAGAATATTAGGAATCCATCAGCGAGAGCGAATGATAATTCCAATTTATCAAAATCACAATGATAAAATAGAAAACCTTATCGGCAATGGGTATGCTTATGGCACATTGGAACGCTTCAAAATATCTTTGAAACACTTGAAAGAATACATTTTGTGGAAGTATAATTTTGAAGACATAAGCATTAACAAAATTGATTACGCCTTTGTAACTGAATTTGAATTCTATTTGAGAAGCGTTAAAAAATGTAACAACAATACAGCCGTGAAATATGTTAGAAATTTCAGAAAAATAATCAAGATTTGTCTTGATAACGATTGGTTAGATAAAAATCCGTGTAGCCGATACGAAGGAAAAATGAAAGAAGTCGAAAGAGAATTTCTTACTGAAGAAGAATTAAACAGAATTTATATCAAACGATTTTCATCAGAGCGATTAAATTTAGTAAAGGATATTTTTATTTTTTCCTGTTATACCGGTTTGGCTTATGTTGATGTAAAAGGATTAAAGAAGGACCACATAGCAATAGGCATCGATGGTGAAAAATGGATTTTTAAAAATCGCCAAAAAACAGATACCAAGTCAAAAATTCCAGTACTACCAATTGCACAAGAAATCATTAAAAAATATGCCGACCATCCAAAGTGTTTAAATGAAGATAGCATCTTGCCTATTTTGACTAACCAAAAAATGAATGCTTATCTTAAAGAAGTTGGAGATTTATGTGATATTTCAAAAGAAATTACTTTTCATATGGCTCGACACACTTTTGCAACATCTGTAACACTTACTAATGGCGTTCCTATTGAAACTGTAAGCAAAATGCTTGGTCATAAAAACATACAAACAACTCAACATTACGCTAAAATTTTAGACCAAAAAGTAAGTGAGGATATGCAGATTTTAAGAAATAAGTTTACAGCAACTGATAATAAATTCAATAAAGCCAATTGATTAAAAACTAAAAATAAATTTCACAATAAATTATTTAAAGAGTAAAATGATGTTTTTACTCTTTAATAATTTCTTTTCTATATGCCGTACCCCAAATAGCAAGTTGTTTAATTGAGTCTTTTAATTTTATTCCGTGTTCGGTAAGCTCATATTCTACCGTTATTGGCTGTGTTTCTAAAACAGTTCTTTTTAATAGATGATTCAATTCCATATCCTTTAATTCTTTGCTTAACATTTTTCCTGATATTCCTTTAATTTCTTTTAAAAGATCAGAATATCTTTTTTTACTAAAACAAAGTACAGCAATAATTGGAATCTTCCATTTGCCATTCAGTACGTCCATTGCATCGTGTGCTGCTCTAATGATTAAAGCGCACTCTGATTCTTCATTTTGATTTGCTTCCATAAGTTACTTTGTTACCTTATTGTTACCGTTACTTTTTGTTACTATATTACAAAAGTAAACTAATTTGATTTAGTTTTGTTGACTACAAAAGCAAATAAAACAGTAAATTTATATGAAATATCTAGATTAAACATTTATAATTTTAGAAGCTATGAAACATACCTCAATTATAAAAAATTGAAAATTCACAAATACAAAATGACAATAACAAATAATGAGTAAACTAATTTATATAATGGATCCATTTTGTGGTTGGTGTTATGGAAACAGTACCAATACACAAAAACTATATGAAAAATACAAAGATCAACTTGATTTTGAAATTTTCCCAGCTGGAATGTGGACTGGTGCCAATGCTAGAAAACAATCCAAACAAATGGCACAATTTATCAAAAAGCACGATCCACAAGTACAGCAAACTACAGGAACTGAATTTGGAAAGGACTATTTTGAATTTATAGAAAATGAAAATGTAGTTTTAGACAGCGAAGTACCATCAAGAGCTATCGTTACTGTGAAAAAACTATGGGCTTCACAAGCTGTCCCTTTTGCAATTGAAGTCCAAAAAGCTAGGTATCTGCACGGAAAAGACTTGAATGAAGATATTACCTATTTAAGTATTTGTGAAAATTTAAAATTG
Protein-coding sequences here:
- the mobB gene encoding conjugal transfer protein MobB, with amino-acid sequence MIAKIGRGSNLYGALAYNQLKVEKENGEVLYTNKIIETTDGSYAISHLLRSFEPYLLANRKTEKPILHISLNPDPKDKVSDGQFEQLAQKYMQKMGYAEQPFVVFKHTDIDRTHIHIVSVCVDEEGRKISDKFEKRRSMDVCRELEKEFCLISAVEKKQNPQNQIFKPVDYKAGSIKSQMASVIRHLPRHYKFEGFGAYNALLSLFNITAEEVKGEYNGIPRQGLAYFALNDKGEKASNPFKASLFGKQAGYVQLQQHYGQSKELLKNEPSKALLKTSIEMSLQAASDEKEFKKRLLERGINTVVRRNTEGRVYGITFVDHSSKSVWNGSQLGKNLSANVFNDLWNNDNKMDQPAKGYITSKNNGAINEEIKQPYNPFDFLVKENMSYSHEENNLIEVFGGLLSNAKAEDYDEELLANQMKKKARRKKDSTYYQFNRRPF
- the mobA gene encoding conjugal transfer protein MobA, with translation MENNGKTVPHKGGRHPKKDPAVHRYSISLTAEENARFLCFYEASRMNVKAHFITACIFQKGITTVTVDKATMDYYMRLTTLFGQFRAVGTNYNQLIKILYRNFSEKKAAAYLYKLEKQTAEMAVLCQKIILLTEEFEAKYLKK
- a CDS encoding nucleotidyl transferase AbiEii/AbiGii toxin family protein; its protein translation is MLYKETVTKEMWELLQRLMKDEKLKDFNLVGGTALSLMIGHRLSIDLDLFTTEDFDEQAILTHLGNQHSVKIRQILENTMLLDIGSVKVDILAHKYPWQEPVQNEEGIRLVSLYDIGAMKLHAIFQNGTRIKDFVDMYFLLEHHPLKTYLEAYQNKYNRNPRLAALALLDHRNIDKEEKVKLIKGKETNWNKITQRLKKAVFNPSILFSESKNQIPPPNKGRGFRR
- a CDS encoding site-specific integrase, whose amino-acid sequence is MIIPIYQNHNDKIENLIGNGYAYGTLERFKISLKHLKEYILWKYNFEDISINKIDYAFVTEFEFYLRSVKKCNNNTAVKYVRNFRKIIKICLDNDWLDKNPCSRYEGKMKEVEREFLTEEELNRIYIKRFSSERLNLVKDIFIFSCYTGLAYVDVKGLKKDHIAIGIDGEKWIFKNRQKTDTKSKIPVLPIAQEIIKKYADHPKCLNEDSILPILTNQKMNAYLKEVGDLCDISKEITFHMARHTFATSVTLTNGVPIETVSKMLGHKNIQTTQHYAKILDQKVSEDMQILRNKFTATDNKFNKAN
- a CDS encoding helix-turn-helix domain-containing protein, with amino-acid sequence MEANQNEESECALIIRAAHDAMDVLNGKWKIPIIAVLCFSKKRYSDLLKEIKGISGKMLSKELKDMELNHLLKRTVLETQPITVEYELTEHGIKLKDSIKQLAIWGTAYRKEIIKE
- a CDS encoding DsbA family protein, with protein sequence MSKLIYIMDPFCGWCYGNSTNTQKLYEKYKDQLDFEIFPAGMWTGANARKQSKQMAQFIKKHDPQVQQTTGTEFGKDYFEFIENENVVLDSEVPSRAIVTVKKLWASQAVPFAIEVQKARYLHGKDLNEDITYLSICENLKLDKNQFLEVFHSQSIKKEIEETFALAQKYASSYPTLLAEKEGNLYVLEQGYAPFGAIQEQIETLFLTNLKLNNERNYLNSIFNNLNFI